gtaaaattTAACACAGTAACTAGGTAAATAGTTATAGTAATTACAGCGTGTTTAGATTATATTTTACTAATACATTTCAAACAGTAAATAATACGATTTCAGTAAAATTATGGAGAATAACAACACAATGCTAACCCGAGTTCCTGTTATAATTTGATATGATTCTGCAAGTTTGTATTTGAACATATCGAACAGTTTAACGTCCGTTATTAAGCATACTCGACACGCAAGTAATTCCTCCATTGTTTTAGCGAGGGTTTCATACAAAaatcttaatttaattaaatgttttagTCAGCGTAACAAGGCAAGAGAAAGCCagctttttttttctaatgtgGTCCATAGGCATTCCATAGGTAAGATATGGCTTCTTCAAGTTTGACAGCCATTTGACAGTTTAAAATGTTGCCATAAAGCATTTTTTATTTCTACTAAACTACTGTAATGTAAATTTGCTCGACTAAATTTCTCGTTACGATATTTCATGGGTTGAAATATAAACAACATATACTCTGTCGATCAATTTCCGTCATaagaaaagagcggcaaatttaaaaaataaacctgAAGGTAATATCTAAAATGGAATAGATGTCTCCCTCGTGCCTCTTGCTCGGCACGTTTTCCCCCTTCCTCTTTTCCAGgcgaaattaaactttaattGAATATTAATAGAGTACATTGTCTTTATTGACCTGTTTGGCAGTAGTTGTTCcttatgtataaaaataaaaacaacgggttgcactccgggagtgccgacagaagtgaaaactcaatgactagtccaaaatgtctgcagcaatatgtataattgacccgtcctcctttctattgaaacactttagttccgaaattgctggccagtgagcttaaatttgtagcgttcattgtttaaattcgaatagaaattgtaaagttaccttgcagacctcgcatctaaatatatttggtcatgatattttgagttttattcaccagtactagagttcacttttattagcgactttatcaagatgtagcttattgaattatatttgagtgatataaagatgtataaagttagaatgtaactgtgagatcctcgtatttcagcccgtacaagattagaacctttttcatgtaatgtcattgagtttttctttattgatttaaatgagtggccatctaaaccttacggtcacgtgatcgccttacgctgtctcgagtttatcattttatccccacctcaaaaagtgcccagcgccgctaaagaagttttcacttcaaaaatcttgtaATGTAATTAATGTTCATTATTATAGGGTTTGTGGTGGTTGGTCAAGAgcatactcccatcttaaaggccggcaacgcacaaTCCCTCTGGtattgcgggtgtccatgggtgaCGGAATCGCTTACCATCGATTCGTCTTAAAGTTGGGTTGAGACTATTTTACTCGGGGAGAGAATAATGAAATGACACAGACCAAATCCCACACGGGCAGCGGGCAGAGCCGCAGGCTAGCAGGCAGGCTAGTCACTATAACAGGTGCACATGTGACAGGAATTATCTTACCTCATCAATGGATAGTGAAAGGTCTCGTAACCTACATTGTATCGTAGCGTAGGTCAGACGGCGACCGTGAGGTAAGGATAACTGGTTTGATTATAGAGATGTAACACTACCTATATCGACTATATCGAGATAATCTGTATGGATTTAACTTGTATCCTTTGCAAACTTGTGTTAGCCTGGATTTGCAAAATTGATTTGTGTGACAAGtgtttaaaaatgtttaataagttaataactgATGTTAAATTCATTAGTGATTTGATGGTATTAACGATGCGgtgttaaacttttttttttagtcCGCAATGGGTTTTTTTGTACTCATACTTTTACACTTTTATTAACACTATGAAATGTTAGTCAATTGTTTACTTGTTTTACTTGCGTAAATATACTTACGAGGTAAATAATGTAAAGATGAATATTTTTACATTCGATGTTAACTTGATACAATATATTTAGAATTCCATGCGGTCTTTATTCtctttaatttatgttttgttttgtgaAAATACTTATCGTTAAAAACTGTTAAAAGATATTTTGTCGATATTATGAGCACAGAGCACAGCACTATTATGTcatgataaagtttttttatcgACGACAGTTTGATCGTACTCGTGAATCTCAAAGCTCGCTCACTATTGTGCTTAAgcagttaatttatgttttgtttttattgagtAAACGAACGgttgtgtttatttttaattattttggagTACTTATCTAAAAGtgcgttgcgtaattttaagtttattttggcttaaTTAGTGTATAGTTCATAAACGTATTCATTATTAAAAAGCATGTCCCAAATTTTAGACATACTTAAATCATTTGATCACATAATATTTAATCGGACttagtaacaaaatatttttcttatattgtttatttttttaaacacaatgtTTAATGGAAATTATctgttaataaatataaaaataaaccttacACTTCTTatagttaatatatttttttaatcgaatataagtatttttccaataattttattttgttaaatctGCCCTTTTTAGCGTTTTATTGtgttacaatatttatttcagataggtaaataaatataatatattatattttgccAATTTTGCCCaaagttacaaaaatacatataaaaaaatactaaatcatattttactaATAAATCTATAGCGCAAACAATGGCAGACATCTCAAGCGGAAGCGGAAGTGAAGATTGCGAAGGTGTCAGACTAGTTGTCGTAAGTATTTTAATACGGATCTGTTCAAAAATAGCCCGTCGTACCTTGAAATAAAGTATATCATTATTTATCAGATCATCACAATAAGATTGGGGCGGAGCGGAGCGAAGTCGTCATATGCGGAAAACTCATTAAAAGTGGATAAATCTTAAACGTTTTTGTAGTCGTGAGATAATTTAAATTATGCTGTTTGACTTGTAGTTTGTgtgcttttaaatattttaacatactAGTGggaaaataaacatttacaaataaaaggGTACCGCGCGGTAAACTGGGGTAATCTACGAATAGTTCACAGTTTACATGTATCGATCAAAAGATACCTAATCACattattcaaataaattatttcttaaTTTCGCATTAGACCCGTCTCTATCTataaaatgtgagttaatatgtgttcaaaacgcgaaagttttaaagatACCTAATCAGTTCTTCCATTGGTGTTTTTCAGCTTAATTTACCAGAAGATGAGGGCGAGGGTCTAGGCTTCCGTTTAACAAGAACTCTATGGGACCCTTATCCTtgggtatgtacctacaattttttttatattgcgtATAGCTAACGGTCGCTGTAGCCAATGCAGATGAGGAACTCAGGTTTCCTTGGTTTGATCCATGTTTTTTAGAGTTATTTCTTTAACttgtaaaagtatttttttacctAACTGTGAATGTAAGTTTTAAAAATCACACATGAAAATAGCAAAAATACCGTAGTGACATAAATTTTAATAGAAAAATTGCAACGTTGATGTAAAAATAAGGTCATAGTTACATAAATTTAAACTGTACCAATCAAACGCATTAAAATCtggttatattttaaatatagtgtaacaaattttaatttttaacaagcagaaacgtctgcgatcgatgctattaggcttaggtcttggtggctcaattggcagagcgctggagtatcgatccagaggctgagttcaagtctcactcaagacagtattttttccacttttaaatttattctaagctttatAGTGTAACAAATTTCAACGCAGGCACTTCAGTCGGGCACTCATTGATGTCTTTTTGtctgtattttattttctatctAATCAACTTTTAGGACAGCTGGCCTTCACTTTATGTCCATGTCGTAATACGAATTCGACACTTAAGCTTTTCTGTTTTAGCAATACATAGTTGCCCTTGAGTCAAGgcattggtttatttattgtaaacttacctaaattaaaaaaaacgtatcTAAGTCTACATTGATACTTCAAAAAAAACTTTGGGCACTATTTTTTCTTTTCAGGTTCGTGAAGTAACTCCAGGAGCAAGGGCTGACTTGGCGGGATTGAAAACAGGGGATTGTTTGCTTCAGGCTGACGGAAAAGATTTACTTGGGTTACcggtaaaaactaaatttaatatAAGTTCAAAATGTGACATTTAGCGtgaaatttgtttttaatttaaggtcAAGGTGGCTAATTGCGTAATAGGGGCTATTCCGTGCATTAGCATTTTTCTTGGACAACGAACAAAAAGCCACATTGACCTCAACTATCAACAACAGTCAACGTCTTTAcgtaaacttaaaataatattttccattATAGATagcgaaataaaaactactAGCCATGGAGTGAACGTTGGCTTTTAGTTATATTCAGATTTAAGTGATTGTAAGCTACATATTATTGACTATTGACCCctgattattattttatcatttgcAGGTTGGACAAGTGGCTGGGTTGATCAGGGGAGATGGAGCGGGCCACGGCATTTCACTTCTTGTATGGAACTGTGGAGTGGATCCAAAAGATGATCCAGAGGTACGAGTATGCTCGTATTGGACAGTTACAAGAAAGGGCGACAAAGTGCCACACACCACACTTATGAGTAGGCCTACATTAACCAAATTAATTGTGTTCATACACTGCACTATTGTCTTGTAGACCTAGTTCATTTTATTAACGAAATtattaagatatattttattatagatAACATAGGTTAGAGGTAAttgtacatttaaaaaaatatcgaatATTAACtccttatacatatatatcctTATAAATAAGTATGTTGAGTAACAGCTCTCAACTTCATCCAATACGATAGCTTTGACTATAGTTCCCATGCTGGTCCAATGCGGCTTGAAGATTTCACATACACATTTAAATCTACCAAGATTAACTGCATCCAATGAATGTTGTAGCTACTCTGGAGTTGCGGTGGAGGTTCACGTGGTGAGAAGTCAAGGAGAGCGCTGGCGGGAGTCGTAAAAGCATTATCCTGCTGTGTCTGCGCCGCTACAGCCACAAAAGCACTGAACTGCGCACGGTCACATTTGTACTGTGAAGGTTGGTtgactttatttatttcaaaaactattAGTGTAGCAATAAAACTGTGTCAAATTGTACCCAGTGTTcagttaacctagtgtcaaattgtactggtaaccatggtaactccaggtttaaccggttaaccccgggttagtgaatattgcaagtggccctaaagtacctacgtataagctaactttgcaccgacttgaacagaaaAATGttagggagtgtcattataaatttcatagaaatttgacatgaatgatGACATCACTACACAATACTACACATTGTCTCTGCAAATGTATTTAGCTTGGTCATAATACACtatacaattttattctacATAGTACTTACAATTAGGATCAATAAAAACTTTTgtgatttttttacataaaacacTATGAATTTTaccttacaataaaattgatattatgttttcacctcagcagctcgaacaagggtactttgctacttaaaaacagtgagcaaaatcgcattttgctcactgagtgagacaaaatgagcaaaatgcgattttgctcactcagtgagcaaaattcgattttgctcactgtttttaagtagcaaagtacccttattcgagatgctgaggtgaaaatttaattattggcatatcttaagaaaacatgagtgaatagaggtaagtgatgaagaaggaatacatttttcgggttctctaatatgttctcactgctgaggtgaaaagttttgtgaactacacgagatcaaagttatttacatctcgtgcgcttttgagtcccttactacgctcaagattctaaattagattcactcgctacgctcgtgaatctattatagaatctttcgcttgcacgggactcaaaataagcactcgaagaaatatcaaactttgatctcttgttgtacaaataactattcctgGAGGCGTCTATTTAAGACCAGATGACTTAAAGTTGCGGACCAGAAaacgttataacttataacaatTAACGGGATGGTTTCATTATATATTTTGACCTAAACATTGTGTGCCAGAGACTTTTATGTACGATTCCGACATATGTTAAActgatttatataaataatgaacTCTAATTATAACCGATACCTTCTTATTTGATTATAGCATGCTGGAAGAGGCTAGAACGCTGTGCTTTATGTAGAGAAGCACTACCGCAGAAGGATTCTCCGTATGCTAGGAATTTGGTCGCTGAACAGGTATAGAATTTTGTCTTTAGTGTTAGCGGTCACTTTTTCTGATTTTAATTGCATACCAGAATCTAGTTAAGTAATAATAAGTacggtttattaaaaaaaagtttttgggcGTATTATTTCATATTAGTAGCTTTACTAGAACATCTACTTATTCATTTGTTGTACAAAATAGCGAGGTGAACCAATACCATACAATATTAAATTGCCAACAATACATACAcaagaaaaatacaatattataattataggaCTGTGATGTGATATTTGCAAAGAACTATATCATACTATACTGCTATTTTAGAGATCAGGaactatatttaataaaattaataaaaagagaaatatAGGATCGATGGTTTTAAAGTATTATAAAATTTTACAGGTTTTCGAAGCAATAGCAACAGAATATGAAATCAAAGACGCAATGAAAAAGCCAAGTGAATCTGCATCAGCCTACGCATCACCCAACAGGTCCCCAAACATGTCATCTGCGGCCTTCCGGAGAGGCCAATACCATCTATCAGCAATGAGGAATCGCAAAACTGTACAGTTTATCGATAAATACAAACAAAACTACGCATCTGATCCCAACATTCATAGATCTCTTAATCAAGATTCGAAGCCAACAGTCGAAAGTTCAACTACTGAAAACGGAAGAAAAACTTGTGATTGTCAACAAAGTGGGAAATCAGCTAAAATACCGGTTATACGAATAAACGATGAACAAAAATGTTGCCAGAGCATGTTACAGCATAGTTTGATTGCTCGTGCAAGACAAGCCTGCTCACTGGTTGATTTGCAAGCTGCGATGCAGTCTTGTGCGCTGTCGAAGTCATTAAATAATATCAACACTGAAAACTGGTAAGATAACCATATGCTCTTACTACTATGGTTTAATTAACCATCAGTATATATTCTTCTTAATAATCttaatatagtctgtcaagccatttccaaAAAAGCggcaatttttttaatgtagtcTCGGAGGGTAATTGTCCAATGTCCAtcgacccatagaaaatttgaatatcgcgcctttttttactgacaaagttgtttaacTGGCTATATGTTGTATGTTTTCTTTTAAACGAATAAGTTTAAACTGATAAACAATGTGATTGCTAAATTGAAATTGCAAATAATAAAGATATACATTTGTTTACAGCAGATAACtgctaatttattttatttttatccacCTCTAAAAAGGCGGATTGATTTAACATTCACATAAATCATgacttatttgtatttttttcagtaACGAATCAGGGCACCACAGTGGCTCTCTTGACAACTTGAAGATAAATTGTAAAACTACCTCAGGTTAGTTTATCATTGAATATGTGTTGTAATGTATGTGTTGAATTATTAATCAATTACTAATAagtgtaaactttttttttcagatacGCCACTTTATGTGCTTTCTGCTCCACCGATTTATGTATTAACGTGTGATCATAATAAAAACGAATAATGtaatgttatgtaggtatataaataatgtTGCAAATCTTATAATTTGTAAGGAACTGTAAGTGCCATTTATTCTGCAACGATATCATGTTATAattaaaaagtttaataaatatttagaacCCTCTATTAATTGTTGTATTTCTACCATATAgaagattttttaattatatgggaACCGTCTATTTGCGTTTCGATACTGCTATAATGATATGGTAAAAACACATGACcatatttgaataaataaacgGGCTGCCTCTATTttagtaatataataaatgaacaaaattaaaatgttcaGCATGAATACTAACCATAAAGTTGACTTTCGTAATAAGACAATTGAAAGTTTTATCGCAATGGCGGATGAAAATGCCATGTATGATCGTTTGCAGCAAACGAAACGCCACGTACTATCTTGTAGGGCTGTCATCGTTATTTTCCATTTTCTTTTTCCCGTAAACCGATCAAATGAAAATGTATCGTAAAATAGGGATATAGAGATCATATTTAAACAACAGAACAATAATAATTCATTTTGTTCACGTATAATGCAGTGCGACGCCATATTGTTTACCAATTGTTTTGCTTTTTGCTACATCACAattgaaacataaaataaaaacgcaaTGCAATAAATGTGAGTTGCATTTTTAACAATGGAGACTTATTTCAAGTCTGAAGAAGAGTATAAATCTGAACCTGAGCCTGAGAAAACAATATGCAGGTCTTGTCTGACGACCGACAAGCGAATGTTCAACGTATCGTTGTTCGCTACACATTTCCGCGATTTAGCAGGATTGAATGTAAGTTTTAAGCTTTTAAGTTGATAttaaactattaaaaaacgttTATCATGATATGACAAATTTTGATGCAGTATGTAGTttgatttattataaattttcaGAGAGGTTATTTACGAATGGTTTAAgaaaatcttttattttttcaacTATTAATTTTTCTCGAGGGTTAGTAAATACTCACACTATTACGATATCGCCTCTAAAATTACCTCTTCCACATTCGCAATAATGCACACAcaatatatcaaatgaaacaaAATATGTGTAAAATCTTGTTGACCAGGATACCAAgtagtacctatttatactttactctttgataCCAAGCTACGCGAAATTATTAAGCAACTTGCTAATGCAATATATTTTTGAACATTATACATCCTTTGTgaccagaaggcctaccgcgaaccacgttcgacgtgttgcctccctgtcacacttacgtacgaaattacaagtgcgacagagatgcaacacgtcgtacgtggttcgctGTAGCCCCTCAGATCTtagaattgataatttcatgatgtggcaatcatttcatgaaatgaaaAACTCAAACCTAACGTAACCATAGGTATAGGTTCTCGCGGGCTAGGTTTCCGCAACTCGTCATATTAATGCGCCTGTTTGCGTGATTGGTTGGTGGCACTGTTCTTGGCAACCCAAGTCTTCCAAGGAGCTTGCTGACCCTTGATGTTGCCGTCGACTTCTGGGAGAGACCCCGGTGAACAGAGGCATTGTGCCCGGTACTCTGCTACCCCTGGGCATGGGCATTcgagaatgacgtgggcggctgtTTCTTCTGCCTCCATGCATGCTCTGCAGAGGGGGTTAAGATAATATGTACGGTTAATAGGTGCTTGTTTAATGAGGAGTGGCCAGTTATAAGCCGGAGCTGTGGCCTCTTCAGCTGTTGCTGCCTCTGTGACAGACCATAGGTATAAGCTTCAGTGGTCaattgtaaaatggcattttaataaaattatatgatcTGGCCTCAAATTTTCAACTAAATGGACATTTGTTCTCTAGGTATCTGACTCCGACGGGCTCCCACCATGGCTGTGCCACGAGTGTGCTGCGCTGCTGCAGAAGGCGGTACGATTCAAACAGAAGCTGCTCAAAGCCAACTCTATGCTCTGCGACTATCTGATGAGATGTGCCCCTGTAAGTACCAAGCTAGatctattctatctatctattatgcccttttgttctgagttagagtatgtctctaagctcagtgtgccgcttggcaaaggcctcctctagctctttccattggggtctgtTGTGGGCCACTCTTCTCCATTTCGGGCCCGCTGTAAGTTTGAGTTCATTCTCCCATCTTGTTTGAGGTTTCCTCTGGCTCCTTGTGCAACCTCTTGGGTGCCCAATCCGTTACGATACCAAGCTAGATATTCAACAGTATTGTTCCTGTCGGGGTTGCCATGTCAGCCACGGAGTCTATTTTATCTGCTTTGGTTAAAGTAAAAATCTTTAGTGTCAAGAAAAGTGAAGATTTTCATTTGAAATCTTGAGAATATTGCTGTATCCTAAAAATTTTACTTAAGATTACGTTACTTATCCATACTGAGAGAAATTTCATTTTGTCGAATCCGAGATTTCGGATGATTCTTGGAGAAAGACTGGTTATCTATTGAACAATAAacatttatggcgttattcataaacggctgctaacttaatcagttgatgatcattgtttgtccctatctgccATTATGCCATAAcaggacaaacgacgatcatcagctgattaacttagcagacgtttatgagtaACGCTGTTaaacaatgaataaataaatatactaagGTGCTTATTGAATTTCTACATCTTTGTAGTCATAGATATCCAATATCGCATTGGACAATGTGAAAATGCtctaaaaataactgtattTCAGTTTCCCATCGACGCCCAAGACCCGGAACTGCGCAAGTACTCAACACCGAACCTGAAAGAAACCAACACTCTTGCCTTTGACAACAACGGGAAGAAGCTTGGTTACTACAAAATGTTGGAggtgagttttttttataatcttaaTTTTTAAAGGGGTTTTGTGACACAGTGACTGTGTCACCCCTGTAGTGAGATCAAGTAATAATGTAGAAGCGTAGCATTACTTACAccactacattatttttaagtataggttGCGGGAGGTGAGTTCCAACTGTTTTTATACCATACCAACGACCCCCTGGCtgcgcacgggttacacaaaaccttaacatatTAAGCCCACTTCACCATCCGACTAACCccaggttaagcggttaaacagttaacacattcactgccagacaaaaaacggcgcattaccccagaaaccggttgtctatagctgcgtataaaacgaccggcatctgagcaaagttcacgagcgcccaccaggtgtgttcctggcagtgaatgtgttaacctagtgtcaaattgtactggtaaccatggtaactctaggtttaaccggtaaaccccgggttagtggaatggtgcaagtgggccttatacACTTAAACTTTCCTCAAAAATCACTAATGATAGGTGTTGCAGAATGGAGTTTTTACAGCAAAACTGCCTTCTTGGACAATATATCTTTCGTTTCTTACGTACCTTTTGCATTTCAATTcaataaatttacttatttgGACCCCAAGGCCCAAGTACAGCCTTTAacaataggtgaaaaccgcatgaaaatccgttcagtaagtttttgagtttatcgcgaacatacatacagacagacgcggcgggggactttttataaggtgtagtgatagtggttgctatgtatttttcatgtcacAACATGATGTCACTGTAAATTTTTCATCGACTCGTGAAAGAGCCCTAGAGGCCTAcagaataaattatgaatttctaataaattattgtttcagCATGAAAAGAGGCCAGTAGAATCAGCACTTGACACTATAGAGCTGCCTCCGCTAGAACCTGCAGCAGGACCTCCCACCGTAGAGGTCCTCAAGGAGGAGTTTGACTCCTTTGATGATTATGAAGACAACATTACATTAGAGGAGTTCAGGTGACTTATATAAGAACAGTAGAGTCAGCCCTCGACACTATAGAGCTGCCTCCGCTAGAACCGATACCTGCAGCGGGACCTCCCCCTGTAGAGGTCCTCAAGGAGGAGTTTAACTCCTTTGACGATTATGAAGACATTACATTAGAGGAGTTCAGGTGAGACTTATATAAGAACAGTAGAGTCAACCCTCGACACTATAGAGCTGCCTCCGCTAGAACCGATACCTGCAGCGGGACCTCCCACCGTAGAGGTCCTCAAGGAGGAGTTTAACTCCTTTGACGATTATGAAGACATTACATTAGAGGAGTTCAGGTGAGACTTATATAAGAACAGTAGAGTCAACCCTCGACACTATAGAGCTGCCTCCGCTAGAACCGATACCTGCAGCGGGACCTCCCACCGTAGAGGTCCTCAAGGAGGAGTTTAACTCCTTTGACGATTATGAAGACATTACATTAGAGGAGTTCAGGTGAGACTTATATAAGAACAGTAGAGTCAACCCTCGACACTATAGAGCTGCCTCCGCTAGAACCGATACCTGCAGCGGGACCTCCCCCTGTAGAGGTCCTCAAGGAGGAGTTTGACTCCTTTGATGATTATGAAGACAACATTACATTAGAGGAGTTCAGGTGACTTATATAAGAACAGTAGAGTCAGCCCTCGACACTATAGAGCTGCCTCCGCTAGAACCGATACCTGCAGCGGGACCTCCCACCGTAGAGGTCCTCAAGGAGGAGTTTGACTCCTTCGACGATTCTGAAGACAACATTACATTAGAGGAGTTCAGGTGAGTcttgtctttttagggttccgtagccaaatggcaaaaaacggaacccttatagattcgtcatgtctgtctgtctgtccgtctgtccgtctgtctgtccgtccgtatgtcacagccacttttctccgaaactataagaactatactgttgaaacttggtaagtagatgtattctgtgaaccgcattaagattttcacacaaaaatagaaaaaaaacaataaatttttagggttccccatacttcgaactgaaactcaaaatttttttgtcatcaaacccatacgtgtggggtatctatggataggtcttcaaaaatgatattgaggtttctaatatcatttttttctaaactgaatagtttgcgcgagagacacttccaaagtggtaaaatgtgtgtccccccccccccctgtaacttctaaaataagagaatgataaaactaaaaaaaatatatgatgtacattaccatgtaaacttccaccaaaaattggtttgaacgagatcaagcaagtagtttttttttaatacgtcataaatcgcctaaatacggaacccttcatgggcgagtccgactcgcacttggccgcttt
Above is a window of Cydia amplana chromosome 26, ilCydAmpl1.1, whole genome shotgun sequence DNA encoding:
- the LOC134660005 gene encoding uncharacterized protein LOC134660005, whose translation is TKSYFTNKSIAQTMADISSGSGSEDCEGVRLVVLNLPEDEGEGLGFRLTRTLWDPYPWVREVTPGARADLAGLKTGDCLLQADGKDLLGLPVGQVAGLIRGDGAGHGISLLVWNCGVDPKDDPELLWSCGGGSRGEKSRRALAGVVKALSCCVCAATATKALNCARSHLYCEACWKRLERCALCREALPQKDSPYARNLVAEQVFEAIATEYEIKDAMKKPSESASAYASPNRSPNMSSAAFRRGQYHLSAMRNRKTVQFIDKYKQNYASDPNIHRSLNQDSKPTVESSTTENGRKTCDCQQSGKSAKIPVIRINDEQKCCQSMLQHSLIARARQACSLVDLQAAMQSCALSKSLNNINTENCNESGHHSGSLDNLKINCKTTSDTPLYVLSAPPIYVLTCDHNKNE